A portion of the Solea senegalensis isolate Sse05_10M linkage group LG17, IFAPA_SoseM_1, whole genome shotgun sequence genome contains these proteins:
- the LOC122783794 gene encoding trace amine-associated receptor 1-like, with the protein MDLEVAANRTQGVADIHPCYVIENLNYVLTKTPSVICVLLYIFLVLLAFITICGNLLVIISIIYFRQLHTTTNSLILSLAVADLLVGIVVFPFSMAFSLSSCLYHEDLFCKVRGSCDITLSTCSILNLCCISIDRFYAVCRPLTYRTKINHRSVAIMILLSWGVSVLIGIGVMTAGLNSEECEDGCLIDLVTTNTIGGILSFYLPVIVMLCIYLKIFIVAQRQARSIHNTISQSTKSGATVSKMERKATKTLAIVLGVFLLCWLPFFLWITVQPVANNVVPVPVIETLNWLTLSNSMLNPFIYAFFYSWFRSAIRMIISGKIFQGDFANSKLF; encoded by the coding sequence ATGGACCTAGAAGTGGCTGCCAACAGGACGCAAGGTGTGGCTGACATACATCCCTGCTATGTAATAGAGAACTTGAATTATGTGTTGACAAAAACGCCTTCTGttatatgtgtattattatatatcttCCTTGTTTTACTGGCATTCATTACGATTTGTGGAAACCTCCTTGTGATAATCTCCATCATTTACTTCAGACAGCTGCACACGACTACAAActccctcatcctctctctggctgtggccgACCTGCTTGTCGGGATTGTTGTCTTTCCTTTCAGCATGGCCTTCTCCCTCAGCTCGTGTCTGTACCATGAAGACTTATTTTGCAAAGTGCGGGGCAGTTGTGATATAACCCTGAGCACATGCTCCATTCTGAACTTGTGCTGCATTTCTATTGACAGATTCTACGCAGTGTGTCGGCCTCTGACCTACAGAACTAAAATAAACCATCGCAGTGTTGCGATCATGATCCTGCTGAGCTGGGGTGTTTCTGTGCTGATTGGGATTGGTGTGATGACTGCTGGGTTAAACAGTGAAGAATGTGAGGACGGATGTTTAATCGATCTCGTTACAACAAACACTATTGGGggtattttgtcattttacctCCCAGTGATTGTAATGCTCTGCATCTACCTGAAGATTTTCATAGTTGCACAGAGACAGGCTCGCAGCATCCACAACACAATCAGCCAGAGCACAAAGTCTGGAGCAACAGTCAGTAAGATGGAGAGAAAGGCCACCAAGACTCTGGCTATAGTCTTGGGAGTTTTTCTTCTGTGCTGgttgcctttctttctttggatCACAGTTCAGCCTGTTGCAAACAATGTAGTCCCTGTCCCTGTGATTGAGACACTTAACTGGCTCACACTGTCAAATTCAATGCTGAATCCATTCATctatgctttcttttacagctggttCAGATCAGCTATCAGAATGATCATCTCTGGGAAAATATTTCAAGGTGATTTTGCCAACTCTAAATTGTTTTGA
- the LOC122783795 gene encoding trace amine-associated receptor 1-like → MDTEVAANRTQVVADIHPCYVIENLNYVLTKTPSVICVLLYIFLVLLAFITICGNLLVIISIIYFRQLHTTTNSLILSLAVADLLVGIVVFPFSMAFSLSSCLYHEDLFCKVRGSCDITLSTCSILNLCCISIDRYYAVCQPLTYRTKINHHAVAIMILLSWGVSVLIGIGVMTAGLNSEECRDSCLMDAVIANVIGAILSFYLPVIVMLCIYLKIFIVAQRQARSIHNTISQSTKSGATVSKMERKATKTLAIVLGVFLLCWLPFFLWITFQPAANNAAPVPVIETLNWLALSNSMLNPFIYAFFYSWFRSAIRMIISGKIFQGDFANSKLF, encoded by the coding sequence ATGGATACAGAAGTGGCTGCCAACAGGACACAAGTTGTAGCTGACATACATCCCTGCTATGTAATAGAGAACTTGAATTATGTGTTGACAAAAACGCCTTCTGttatatgtgtattattatatatcttCCTTGTTTTACTGGCATTCATTACGATTTGTGGAAACCTCCTTGTGATAATCTCCATCATTTACTTCAGACAGCTGCACACGACTACAAActccctcatcctctctctggctgtggccgACCTGCTTGTCGGGATTGTTGTCTTTCCTTTCAGCATGGCCTTCTCCCTCAGCTCGTGTCTGTACCATGAAGACTTATTTTGCAAAGTGCGGGGCAGTTGTGATATAACCCTGAGCACATGCTCCATTCTGAACTTGTGCTGCATTTCTATTGACAGATACTATGCAGTATGTCAGCCTCTGACATACAGAACTAAAATAAACCATCATGCTGTTGCGATCATGATCCTGCTGAGCTGGGGTGTTTCTGTGCTGATTGGGATTGGTGTGATGACTGCTGGGTTAAACAGTGAAGAATGTAGGGACAGCTGTTTAATGGATGCCGTTATTGCAAACGTTATTGGGgctattttatcattttacctCCCAGTGATTGTAATGCTCTGCATCTACCTGAAGATTTTCATAGTTGCACAGAGACAGGCTCGCAGCATCCACAACACAATCAGCCAGAGCACAAAGTCTGGAGCAACAGTCAGCAAGATGGAGAGAAAGGCCACCAAGACTCTGGCTATAGTCTTGGGAGTTTTTCTTCTGTGCTGgttgcctttctttctttggatCACCTTCCAGCCTGCTGCAAACAATGCAGCCCCGGTCCCTGTGATTGAGACACTTAACTGGCTCGCACTGTCAAATTCAATGCTGAATCCATTCatttatgctttcttttacagctggttCAGATCAGCTATCAGAATGATTATCTCTGGGAAAATATTTCAAGGTGATTTTGCCAACTCTAAATTGTTTTGA